One genomic segment of Amycolatopsis sp. Hca4 includes these proteins:
- a CDS encoding TetR/AcrR family transcriptional regulator, which translates to MAPNARGQVSEARSRLLATATRIFYAEGLHSVGIDRVVAEAKVTRATLYRHFPSKDDLVVAYLQGVHEMERDGIDKVIAGGLPAVDAVRGIAGVIADGIGSPHFRGCAFLNAVAEYPDPAHPVHQAVLAHRDWFRSTVTDLLAQVGETPPEPAGRHFVMLRDGAMAAGCLGDPAEVCATFLQGVDGILQHRLDAAGN; encoded by the coding sequence ATGGCGCCGAACGCTCGAGGTCAGGTCTCCGAAGCGCGGTCGAGGCTGCTCGCGACGGCCACGCGCATCTTCTACGCCGAGGGCCTGCACTCCGTCGGGATCGACCGGGTCGTCGCGGAGGCCAAGGTCACCCGCGCCACGCTGTACCGGCACTTCCCCAGCAAGGACGACCTCGTCGTCGCGTACCTCCAGGGTGTCCACGAGATGGAGCGCGACGGGATCGACAAGGTCATCGCCGGTGGCCTGCCGGCGGTCGACGCCGTGCGGGGGATCGCCGGGGTGATCGCCGACGGGATCGGGTCGCCGCACTTCCGCGGCTGCGCCTTCCTCAACGCGGTGGCGGAGTACCCGGATCCGGCCCATCCGGTGCACCAAGCCGTCCTCGCTCATCGCGATTGGTTCCGCAGCACGGTCACGGACCTGCTCGCGCAGGTGGGGGAGACCCCGCCCGAGCCCGCCGGGCGGCACTTCGTGATGTTGCGCGACGGCGCGATGGCGGCCGGTTGCCTGGGCGATCCCGCCGAAGTCTGCGCCACGTTCCTCCAGGGTGTCGACGGGATCCTGCAGCACCGCCTCGACGCCGCGGGGAACTGA